The Coregonus clupeaformis isolate EN_2021a chromosome 13, ASM2061545v1, whole genome shotgun sequence genome includes a region encoding these proteins:
- the LOC121579149 gene encoding neuferricin has product MTRNSREALDIMLGFIISFIFVLVAILILRQDWAHITGDAPLPSTVPPARLITKDELSLYSGEEDSKGLYLAILGQVFDVEKGLKHYGPGGGYHFFAGKDASLAFVTGDFTDTGLTDDVSSLSPAQVMVLYDWLTFYHKDYTPVGRLVGRFYSESGEPTEALLQVEGALEEGQRLKDQAQAEKQHLPACNSEWSAARGGRVWCATKSGGVQRDWAGVPRKLFSPGSGRSRCVCVQNSSTVENPNIQEYEGCPPHAESCPVRE; this is encoded by the exons ATGACAAGGAATAGCCGCGAAGCCTTAGACATAATGCTAGGGTTTATAATTTCGTTTATTTTTGTATTAGTGGCAATACTAATACTGCGTCAGGACTGGGCCCACATTACTGGCGATGCACCTCTTCCATCGACAGTGCCACCTGCGCGGCTCATAACCAAAGATGAGTTATCGCTGTACAGCGGAGAGGAGGACAGCAAGGGCCTTTACCTGGCCATTTTAGGACAGGTGTTCGATGTAGAAAAGGGGTTGAAGCACTATGGACCTGGTGGTGGTTATCATTTCTTTGCAg GAAAAGACGCATCTCTGGCCTTTGTCACTGGGGACTTCACAGATACCGGTCTGACTGATGACGTGTCCAGTCTGTCACCTGCTCAGGTGATGGTCCTCTATGACTGGCTGACCTTCTATCACAAGGACTACACGCCTGTAG GCAGACTGGTGGGTCGGTTCTACAGTGAGAGTGGAGAGCCCACAGAGGCCCTGCTACAGGTGGAGGGGGCCCTGGAGGAGGGGCAGAGACTCAAGGACCAAGCCCAGGCTGAGAAGCAACACCTCCCAGCCTGCAACTCGGAGTGGAGCGCTGCCAGGGGAGGACGGGTCTGGTGCGCCACCAAGAG TGGTGGAGTGCAGAGAGACTGGGCCGGCGTACCTAGGAAGCTGTTCTCTCCTGGTTCTGGCCgctctcgctgtgtgtgtgtccagaacTCCTCCACAGTGGAAAACCCCAACATTCAGGAGTACGAGGGCTGCCCCCCTCACGCTGAGTCATGTCCTGTCAGAGAGTAG